One Vibrio sp. CDRSL-10 TSBA genomic region harbors:
- a CDS encoding transporter — MSEDRMANTNRISVVFDYTSFLGTSCTKKWTFSDALVSFAPVFGTVWHDTVRDGKSHEERLWEMALQRLSSRRSDESNLVTLVKLAKLEGIQELKLVMPYSLEPEQINAIQARGEAEIKATAPEEFIITL, encoded by the coding sequence ATGTCGGAGGACAGAATGGCGAACACAAATCGAATCTCTGTCGTGTTTGATTACACCAGTTTTCTGGGCACATCTTGCACGAAAAAATGGACATTTTCCGATGCGCTGGTTTCATTCGCACCTGTATTCGGTACCGTATGGCACGACACGGTCAGAGATGGCAAGAGCCATGAAGAGCGATTATGGGAAATGGCACTGCAGCGCTTATCGAGCCGTCGCAGTGATGAATCGAACCTGGTGACTCTGGTCAAACTGGCCAAGCTGGAAGGGATTCAGGAACTGAAACTGGTCATGCCGTATTCGCTTGAACCGGAACAGATCAATGCGATCCAGGCGCGCGGCGAGGCTGAGATCAAAGCCACCGCACCGGAAGAGTTTATTATCACGCTTTAA
- a CDS encoding phosphoribosylaminoimidazolesuccinocarboxamide synthase produces the protein MSLADQVLAVNDDLPIRTNQPVHSGKVRSVYWLTEQDSRRLIKEKGYNVAEDAPLAIMVISDRISAFDCIWHAEGGVQGVPGKGAALNAISNHWFKLFKDNGLADSHILDIPHPFVWIVQKAKPIKIEAICRQYITGSMWRAYSKGEREFCGIELPEGLEKDKALPELLMTPSTKGILKGIPGVPEADDVNITRKNIEDNFAAFNFSKASDIALYEKLLKEGFGVISNALQAIDQIFVDTKFEFGYVNDANGVEKLIYMDEVGTPDSSRIWDAKEYQAGNIVENSKEGFRQFLLNYFPDPDILLNKERMPEREALARDNALPLEALMDISRTYLGIAEKIVGHKIELSSNPKQEIIDVLKKEYGLID, from the coding sequence ATGAGCCTTGCTGACCAAGTTCTTGCCGTCAATGACGACCTCCCGATCCGCACCAACCAGCCGGTACACAGTGGTAAAGTCCGCTCTGTTTACTGGTTAACCGAACAAGACAGCCGTCGCCTGATTAAAGAGAAAGGCTACAACGTGGCTGAAGATGCGCCGCTGGCGATCATGGTCATCAGTGACCGTATCTCTGCGTTTGACTGTATCTGGCATGCCGAAGGTGGCGTACAGGGTGTTCCGGGTAAAGGCGCGGCACTGAACGCGATCTCTAACCACTGGTTTAAACTGTTTAAAGACAACGGCCTGGCTGACAGCCACATTCTTGATATTCCTCATCCGTTTGTCTGGATCGTACAAAAAGCCAAACCTATCAAGATTGAAGCGATTTGCCGCCAGTACATCACAGGTTCCATGTGGCGCGCTTACTCAAAAGGCGAACGTGAATTCTGTGGTATTGAGCTGCCGGAAGGTCTGGAGAAAGACAAAGCCCTGCCAGAACTGCTGATGACACCATCGACCAAAGGCATTCTGAAAGGTATTCCGGGCGTACCGGAAGCGGACGATGTCAACATCACCCGTAAGAACATTGAAGACAACTTTGCGGCATTCAACTTCAGCAAAGCTTCTGACATCGCACTGTACGAGAAACTACTGAAAGAAGGTTTCGGTGTGATCAGTAACGCGCTGCAGGCGATTGACCAGATTTTTGTCGATACCAAATTTGAATTTGGTTACGTTAACGATGCCAACGGCGTTGAAAAACTTATCTACATGGATGAAGTGGGCACGCCTGATTCATCACGTATCTGGGATGCGAAAGAGTACCAGGCAGGTAACATCGTTGAAAACTCGAAAGAAGGTTTCCGTCAGTTCCTGCTTAACTACTTCCCTGATCCAGACATTCTGCTTAACAAAGAGCGTATGCCTGAGCGTGAAGCACTGGCGCGTGATAACGCCCTGCCGCTGGAAGCGCTGATGGATATCTCACGCACTTACTTAGGCATTGCCGAGAAGATTGTCGGTCACAAGATTGAGCTGAGTAGCAATCCGAAGCAGGAAATCATCGACGTGCTGAAAAAAGAGTACGGTCTGATCGACTAA
- a CDS encoding ParB/Srx family N-terminal domain-containing protein produces MNHKVIITALGALSLFTLSAHASDVNEGDIINVALHQLQPTQPSVGYDQIMYKLGRYQFDREKMFDEICEANGQKGVESIQDNAQPNEPSTFKCESDVGTRKQDMKTVVIAPNGEYFLTDGHHTFNVFYQMPQGGPDFNIHVAVDKDYRDLKSMDDFWKAMAKDGNTWLFDQNGQAISYQQLPAALGLSNFANDQYRSLMYFTRDISWDKPKQPVPFLEFYWSKETAQRNQYRYFRFKLDGRLRESSKNRERIHPGNAKQQRGWLEPNRKRDGSV; encoded by the coding sequence ATGAATCATAAAGTTATTATTACGGCCCTTGGTGCCCTGAGCCTTTTCACCCTATCGGCACACGCCAGCGATGTGAATGAGGGTGATATCATCAACGTAGCTTTACACCAATTGCAACCAACGCAACCTTCTGTCGGGTACGATCAAATCATGTATAAACTGGGCCGCTACCAGTTCGACCGGGAGAAAATGTTTGATGAGATCTGTGAAGCCAATGGCCAGAAAGGCGTAGAAAGCATTCAAGACAATGCCCAGCCGAATGAACCATCTACATTCAAATGTGAGTCTGATGTCGGGACTCGTAAACAAGATATGAAAACCGTCGTCATAGCGCCAAACGGTGAATACTTTTTAACGGACGGCCATCATACCTTCAACGTCTTTTACCAGATGCCCCAGGGCGGCCCAGACTTCAATATCCATGTCGCGGTAGATAAAGATTACCGTGATTTAAAAAGCATGGATGACTTCTGGAAGGCGATGGCAAAGGATGGTAATACCTGGTTATTTGACCAAAACGGTCAGGCCATCAGTTATCAGCAACTTCCTGCCGCCCTTGGCCTGAGCAATTTTGCCAACGATCAGTATCGTTCGCTGATGTACTTTACCCGTGATATAAGCTGGGATAAGCCAAAACAGCCTGTGCCATTTCTGGAGTTTTACTGGTCTAAAGAAACTGCGCAAAGAAATCAATACCGCTACTTTCGATTTAAACTCGACGGACGGTTACGCGAAAGCAGTAAAAACCGTGAGCGAATACATCCTGGCAATGCAAAGCAACAACGTGGGTGGCTCGAACCGAACCGTAAAAGAGATGGGTCAGTTTGA
- a CDS encoding LysR family transcriptional regulator — MNIRWLKDFITLADCQKFSLAAQLNASSQAAFSRRIQQLEQHLNVELFDRSQTPVRLTPEGKRLYPVAAEMVQMAERCEEMVANKPNPMTIASLHTLACNFFPQWFTQVLSQMESPMVTSIDSGVRSVTGYQAALQSQRADCLLFYRGSGDTKYFESDEFEVVKLADDALIWVCGASFPAERLEDSLIPHLTYAPSSQLHELSLPLFSRTPQAKKLSVVFQSTISESLLPMAIHGNGVACVPSSVAREHISKGHLVHIWPEYSEALEIILIRLHDSKKPHPYIKEFFDTAKMISYQEIPQD; from the coding sequence ATGAACATTCGCTGGTTAAAGGATTTCATCACACTTGCAGACTGCCAGAAATTTTCGTTGGCGGCCCAGCTTAACGCCTCGTCCCAGGCGGCATTTAGCAGGAGAATTCAGCAATTAGAACAACACCTTAATGTAGAGCTATTCGACCGAAGCCAAACACCAGTCCGGCTGACGCCAGAAGGAAAAAGGCTCTATCCGGTGGCAGCTGAAATGGTGCAAATGGCAGAGCGATGCGAGGAAATGGTCGCCAATAAACCCAATCCAATGACGATTGCATCTTTGCATACTCTCGCCTGTAACTTTTTCCCTCAATGGTTTACCCAGGTGTTAAGCCAGATGGAAAGCCCAATGGTCACCAGTATCGATTCAGGTGTTCGCTCCGTCACCGGTTATCAGGCTGCTTTGCAGTCTCAACGAGCGGATTGTCTGCTGTTCTACCGAGGCTCAGGTGATACCAAGTATTTCGAATCGGATGAATTTGAAGTGGTTAAGTTAGCAGATGATGCGCTTATCTGGGTATGCGGTGCCTCATTTCCTGCCGAGCGGCTCGAGGACAGCCTCATTCCTCACCTCACTTATGCGCCTTCCTCACAGTTGCACGAACTTTCTCTTCCGTTGTTCAGTAGAACGCCGCAAGCGAAAAAGCTGTCTGTTGTGTTCCAGTCGACCATTTCTGAGTCGTTGCTGCCGATGGCGATTCATGGTAATGGCGTCGCTTGTGTGCCGAGCTCTGTTGCCAGGGAGCATATTAGCAAAGGGCATCTTGTTCACATTTGGCCAGAATACAGTGAAGCGCTCGAAATTATTCTGATTCGTCTGCACGATTCAAAAAAGCCGCATCCTTATATCAAAGAGTTTTTTGATACCGCAAAAATGATTTCATACCAGGAGATACCACAGGATTAG
- a CDS encoding amino acid ABC transporter substrate-binding protein yields MKLNTLAMIVSGLLASTVATHSYANLKDDIIERGSLKCGISSDKMGFSYINDQGKWTGMDVDYCRAVAAAVLGSPDKVEFITTTSKNRFTSLASGEIDILSRSTTWTVSRDAKLGADFTTIWFYDGQGFMVRKSLGVKSATELDGATFCLSPGTTSEHNLADYFGSKGLTYRSVVFEKTEELYAAYQKGRCDALTNDVTGLAARRTLFKDPDEHMILPEVISKEPLGPYVKQGENEWRDIVTMVGNALIEAEELNVTQANAAELAKTTNKPGIKRLLGTEGSLGTDLGLSQDWALKAIEATGNYGEIFAHHVGQKLST; encoded by the coding sequence ATGAAACTGAATACGTTAGCCATGATTGTTTCCGGGCTGCTGGCCAGCACCGTTGCGACGCACAGCTATGCCAATCTTAAAGACGACATCATTGAACGAGGCAGCCTGAAATGTGGCATTTCCAGCGACAAAATGGGCTTCTCCTACATTAATGACCAGGGCAAGTGGACTGGGATGGACGTGGATTACTGCCGTGCAGTCGCGGCTGCTGTACTGGGTTCGCCGGACAAAGTCGAGTTCATTACCACGACGTCGAAGAACCGCTTTACCTCGCTGGCATCCGGCGAAATTGACATCCTTTCCCGCTCGACGACCTGGACTGTATCGCGTGACGCAAAACTTGGTGCAGACTTCACCACAATCTGGTTCTATGACGGCCAGGGCTTTATGGTGCGTAAATCTCTGGGAGTAAAATCGGCCACGGAACTGGACGGCGCAACCTTCTGCTTATCTCCTGGCACCACTTCTGAACACAATCTGGCGGATTACTTTGGCTCAAAAGGGCTGACTTACCGCTCAGTGGTGTTTGAAAAAACCGAAGAGCTTTACGCTGCTTATCAGAAAGGGCGCTGTGATGCGTTGACCAATGATGTGACCGGCCTGGCTGCGCGCCGTACTCTGTTTAAGGATCCGGATGAACACATGATCCTTCCTGAGGTTATCTCAAAAGAGCCTCTTGGTCCGTATGTGAAACAGGGTGAAAACGAATGGCGCGACATTGTAACTATGGTGGGGAACGCACTGATTGAAGCGGAAGAGCTTAATGTGACCCAAGCCAATGCTGCCGAGCTGGCCAAAACAACCAACAAACCGGGCATTAAGCGTCTGCTGGGTACGGAAGGAAGCTTAGGTACGGACTTAGGCCTTAGTCAGGACTGGGCTTTGAAAGCGATCGAGGCGACCGGCAACTACGGCGAGATCTTTGCGCACCATGTCGGCCAGAAACTCTCCACTTAA